Part of the Montipora foliosa isolate CH-2021 chromosome 13, ASM3666993v2, whole genome shotgun sequence genome is shown below.
aaaaattaaagaaagtattCGCCACCTCACTGACAAAGAACAGGAATTGCAAAAAGCATTGCAAAATCCCTTGTTATCAGATGTCAATAACAAGAGGATTGAAGAAGAGCTGTCTGCAGTTCAAAAAAGGTATCATCAAAACCTTCAGGTACAATCAAATGAAGATTCATTGGCATTTGTGTCCATGGTCTCGAGAATTGCACAAACTCTTATTGAAGAAAACAGACTCAAAGCAAGGGCGCAGGGTGCAGGGCGATCCAGTCTGCTTGATGAAGACACTATGGAACTTGTGGTTAAAAGCCTAGAAAGTGACAGTAGTGCAGAACGAAGACGCCGAGACTTGGTTCTGTATTGTGATAAGAGTCGAGTCAAAGAGGCTGATCTGTTGGACATTGCAAATCACTATCTAGAAGAGCAAGGCAAGCCGTGTATAAAAAGCTCACGTACAGTGGCCTTATGGCAAAAACCCAGGAAGAGTAACACGAGAGAGGCCAAACTTCACCACAAAGCGTCTGATGGGAGATTTTTCTTTACATGGAAGAAACCCGAGAAAACTTTAGAGGATAGTCACATAGATACTCATCATCAACAGGCAAATGTAAAGCTTGTCCGGACGGATGCATATAAGAATGAAGAACTTGCTTCCCTTACACTTGACATTAGTATGGATGACAAAGCCACTGTAAAAGCTGATACTGATGTTGGTTGGTATGGTACGAAAGGAAGAGGGATTCTCATGTCAACTGAGAAACCGCATCAGTACAAAGAGCACAACTTTGTCGGAGTGGAGAATCAAGTAACACCCAGTGCATTTGGAGCAATGAAATGGACTGTAAGTGATGTTGATGAGAAACCAACCTTGGTTCGTACCTTTGACCAGTCCTTTGTAACAGTGCGACTGAAAGATAAGAGGCTATTGGGATCATCAGGAGCAGTGTGGGCATCCGAACAGATTTGTCTGGTAGAAGAATTTCCCACTGTCTTTTGTCTTCTAACTTCGCTGCATCCGAGCTTGAGTACATTTTTACCAAAAGTCCAACACCATTGTTTTCTGTATCATTTCTGCACAGAATATGCAAATGGAGATATTCTCACACAAGAATTGCCTTATGAAGAGAAAGGAAAGACCACTCTACACAATGGACTAAGTGCTGCAGTAGAAGACTTTCAAGTCAGCCTTAATGACATTCCTCCATCACAGAAAGAAAGCATTTCATCTATCTATCAACAAGTAGAGGGAAACTGGAGACATGCCATGTTCCTGAGGACATTAAAGGCACCGACGAATCTTGTAAGAAGCTTTATGATATAATGAGACGTTTTCCATAGCGACCTGTACCATACCCCAATGTCTTAGAATTGACAGACAAAGGTCCTGGAGCAGGTGTCCATAATATAGAAGTCCAGGACTTGTTCCTTCTGGTGTGCCAGTTGCTTGAATCAGACCATCGTATTCGTTTGCATAGGGCGCCGCATGACTCGGCGCAGAACGAGGCAGAACGCACTAATGCTGCAATTGGAGAAGCTCTTACGACAAGAAGTCCGGTCACCCCACCCAATAACCCTTTTCATGGGCTTCCTACTGCAGAATTGGAAATAATGTGCTTGAAAGACATAGAACAACACTGCATTGCCTGGGAGGAAGCAAATACTTGGTCAATGGCCAACCAAATTGCACAGCGCATTCATGACGAATCGGGTCCTGGAAAGAATGACTTCCTGATCTCCCTTGCCAGCTACCATCCGGAAAGTCACATCCTGCTTCATCTCTCGAAGTACCTTCTTAAATGGAGGAAGGCTTCTCCACAGCAACGACACAAAATATGCAGGAACGGAGTTTTTTCAAAGCTTCAAAAGATGAAAGATACCCATGTGAAGCAAGGACAATACTACCTTGAGTACTTGAAGTTTTCATGTGACCCACCCTGTGATGAATGCGAGGAAGAAGGTTGGACAGGTGGCATTTCCATTACACGATCTGCATTGCCAGCCCTTGATCCGTTCTCGCCGGGAAAGTATCTCCCAGTTGATGAACCTCGTTTGGCTCCAAGCGAGGTTGACAGTATCCTTCCTGGTGTACAAGTGAAGAAGATGTTTGTTGAAAAGAAAGTGACCTCTTCTGATAAACAGGCCATACGGCAAGCATGCTTAAAGCTTAACATCGATGAAAGTTCTTGCAGAAGATATCTTCAGCACCTTGAATTCTTGGCTCTCAAAGCAGACAAAAGAAATCTGGAAAGAAACACCATTCCAGAAGATATTTTTGGGAGAGCAGAGACGATGTTGAAAGACTGACTAACAAGCAACTTCGGCTCTATCTAAGGCAAAAAAGGTCTAATGGTATCTGGAAACAAGGCACAATTAGTTGAGCGAATACTTAAGCATGCAGATGGTTCTGTAGCAAGAACATTTGATGAAAACATcgaagatgatgatgaaaacATGCCCTCCAGTTGTCATGACGATACCTCAAGTGATTCTGAGGAGGAGTCAACCGAGTATGAAGGTGGTTCATCAGGCGACGATTATGTGGAGCGCAGCTTCcaagttttatttattgatGATGCAGACATACCAGAAGTACTGTAAAGGTAAAGAGGGATGTAGGGAGGATCAGAGGTTGAGGAGGGGGGGTTGAAAGTAATCTCCCCTCTAGACGGGGGTGGACAAGaagttattttaactttaattCAGGGGGGTGCAACTTTATTTTGGCCTACTTTGCTAATTTTAGAACCCTccctccagataattattgcacagtcccttaatACAGCAAGGCTCCAGTGAAATCAGGCCAAAAAAGacgcaaacaaaaaatgtaCGAACAATAATGTGGAAGGTTGTGCAGAAATGTTGCTGCAGTTTTCCACCTACATTTTCTCCACGCTATGCATACATCGTCGACCGTCTTGCCGCCATCTTAGTTTTTCCACTCCCAAAGTTGCCGTCTCCTCCCCTCACACCTATTTCGTTCCGtttttcaatgtttgattttcaTATTCTTTGTTTGCAACCATGTGACTAAAATTTTTGGCTTCCAGTGCCGGCGCCGTGTTGGATGACAAGTGAGGCACCAAGATGGCGTCGCCAGAAGGTGGTGCAGCGAGATTTTCGGAATATTACTAAATACTAGAACGTCCCTAGAAAAAGAGAAAGTTTACTTATGTGGTGTCGACTGGTTCTGCAGACCTCATGGCTTACACATCAACAAATAAAGGCATACAAGAGTTTAGATGCCTATAACTTTTTCGTGTCGGGATGGGTGAATGGTGTACTTGCTAAAGAGCTTGAAGGAGACAAAGTGTTGCTTTTTTCTCGGGTGAGTTGGGAAAAATTGCTGTCACGTTTAGGTTAATTTATGCCAACGTCAAAACATTAACAATGTTTTAAGCTtaatttattttgaagttttgttaTTAACGTTGTTTTCACAGGTAAATCACTCTCAAAGAGCAAGAGAAACCCCGCTCAAAACCTGGGTGCTGGTCGAGAAAAATGGGACAGTGATTAATGCTCACTGCAACTGTATGGCTGGGTAAGAAGTATTTTGTGTTCTAGAATATCATAAGCATTGTCATTATTACTgtcattattaatattattattatcattattattattattattattattattattattattattattaatttatttttttactggaCAAACAGTAGAATTTCGGCAGTGACTCTCAGCTCTCAGGAGTTTAATATTTCATAGCACATTGCTTCATATTCTGTGAATATTCTGCATTGATGTATTATATTTTTAGGGCAataaaatttttattattattattattgtaagttttaaaagtatgataattattatgaaataaatattatatGTCAGTCTTACAGAATCTTGCACACATATTGGAGCTGTTCTATTTGCTGTTGAGGCTGGAGTAAGAATGCACAACTCTGTAACCTGCACTCAAGAGAGAAGCACCTGGCTTCTGCCATCATACATTGTATGTGAAAGAAGTATGATACCCAAATGCATAAAGATTGAAGACTGCACCTATCACAGTGATGTTCAtgtccttttttcctttttgtaatgATAGGTGCcttatagtccagtctgtcaaATGGACTTCATTTCTGCAAAGAACAAAAGGAGGGATCTCTTGGAGAAGGGAAATGTGCCTAAAGCCCAAAGAGTGATTGGTATAAGTAGGGCCAGGACAGCAGCACCAACTCTTAATGAGAAAGAATTCTATAAACAGCTtgcaaaagggaaaacaaagccAGCTGTGCTTTCCCTCATACCAGAACACAACAATGCTTATGTGCCACGACGGCCTTCTGCCAATTTGCCAAAGCCACTGACAGAGCTTTTTGTTGAAACAAATATGAAGCTTTCATAATTATATAGAATTGCTGAGTGCATGTGCTGAAGTAACAATGGCAATCTCCCCAGAAGAATGCAAGGCTGTAGAAGTCGAGACAAGGGATCAAGCCCACTGTAGGCTATGGTTCTCTCTGTGAGCAGGGAGAATCACAGCCTCCCGTTTACAAGCAGCTTGCCACACTGACCCAGCAAAGCCCTCAAAGAGCTTAATTAAGACCATCTGTTACCCCAAAGCTCATAAGTTTTCCTCAACAGCAACAAAGTTTGGCTCCCAAATGAGTTCATATTCTATGTTACTTCAGGCCTACTCTACACTAGCTTAATATGTTATAGCCTTGATACTTCAGTTACATATATTTTTACCATCAAAGAAGCTGTCTAAAACACTGTGCATTTCCTTGATTATAGGTGGGGATGTGAGCATGAAAAACAAGCAAGGGAAGCTTatagaaaaaaaatggaatcTGTTCATGAGAACTTTCAGATTTTTGACAGTGGCCTGTGGATTAACAAAGACTTTCCCTACTTTGGTGCCTCACCAGATGGGATTGTAAGCTGCGACTGTTGTGGAATTGGGCTGTGTGAAATTAAGGTAACCATATGATGCCAATAATTTATGGAAATTAAGCAGGACCAGGATTTTTATGATGTTAGGAGGGTCCAAGGACCCTTTTTACTATACTTTTTTGAAAGAACAGATTACATGTAGAGTGCATTTTACTTTGTTTACAGTGTCCATTCTGTCACAAAGACTCAATGCTGGATTCTTTAAGCAGCAAAAACAACAGTTGTCTTGTAGATGGACCACTTGGACCTGCCTTGGACCACAGGCATGCCTATTTCTATCAGGTAATCCTAGAAAGCAACCTATTGTATGTACAGTCTATTTCATATGGGTGATCAAAagattttgagtgcaattttgAACATATACAGTAAGTTCAAGAAAATGTTtcgaagaataaaaaaaaaattgcacaggCCTGTAGGGTAAGTGGTACTTGTAGCTttgaaaaaattacaagtgcttCATTATTTCAAATTGTAGGAGAAAAATCATttgattacttgttaataatatACAGTTTCATTTCAACTTTCTGCACTCAACTTGAACTATTTTGACTATTTTCAACTCTCCGCATTGTTGGAGATCAATTGatgtgctctcagccaatcagcatgctaACATTTATGCACATATATTGATATTTGTGCACTGCAATTCTCTAATTGTTTAATGAAAGTTTACAGTTTGAGAGACATATCCCTTTTCTTGTCTAGTAAGTAAAAATATCCCACTTTTAAAATTGTTACAGAAGCAcaggtcattttttttttctcttctagGTTCAGGGTCAGATATTTATTGTTGATGTTGACTACTGTGATTTCATAGTGTGGAAGGAAAGAGATATGCACATTGAGAGAATAAATCCTGATGTT
Proteins encoded:
- the LOC137983158 gene encoding uncharacterized protein isoform X1, whose translation is MWCRLVLQTSWLTHQQIKAYKSLDAYNFFVSGWVNGVLAKELEGDKVLLFSRVNHSQRARETPLKTWVLVEKNGTVINAHCNCMAGLTESCTHIGAVLFAVEAGVRMHNSVTCTQERSTWLLPSYIVPYSPVCQMDFISAKNKRRDLLEKGNVPKAQRVIGISRARTAAPTLNEKEFYKQLAKGKTKPAVLSLIPEHNNAYVPRRPSANLPKPLTELFVETNMKLS
- the LOC137983158 gene encoding uncharacterized protein isoform X2, whose product is MWCRLVLQTSWLTHQQIKAYKSLDAYNFFVSGWVNGVLAKELEGDKVLLFSRVNHSQRARETPLKTWVLVEKNGTVINAHCNCMAGLTESCTHIGAVLFAVEAGVRMHNSVTCTQERSTWLLPSYIVCERSGDVSMKNKQGKLIEKKWNLFMRTFRFLTVACGLTKTFPTLVPHQMGL
- the LOC137983158 gene encoding uncharacterized protein isoform X3, producing MESVHENFQIFDSGLWINKDFPYFGASPDGIVSCDCCGIGLCEIKCPFCHKDSMLDSLSSKNNSCLVDGPLGPALDHRHAYFYQLLGKWYTRPSTPPTQLHGDEELVDDVDGDEEEGPWCYCHTDIEGSNLIGCDNPECAIQWFHNYGLSQTGCCTKRKMVLSNLLEK